A part of Cannabis sativa cultivar Pink pepper isolate KNU-18-1 chromosome 6, ASM2916894v1, whole genome shotgun sequence genomic DNA contains:
- the LOC115725782 gene encoding uncharacterized protein LOC115725782, with translation MQWGRLRGLIFEVNQRERERERERERERERAMRRRSIWAWVVAIVCFVVLMIVTPAIPQSQEYHDFADQRRFFGVPNALNVISNFPFLVIGLIGLVLCYYRNYFKLSLEGELLGWTFFYVGVAAVAFGSSYYHLEPNDARLVWDRLPMTVAFTSIISIFIIERIDERKGTVSIIPLLLAGLFSILYWRFFDDLRPYALVQFVPCIAIPLMAILLPPMYTHSTYWLWAAGFYLLAKVEEACDKVIYDWTYHIVSGHTLKHLCAAMVPVFLTLMLAKRTIETDRKSLLKTWKVSWTKVKVNGNDQEVSYSAVSVVESPA, from the exons ATGCAGTGGGGGAGACTCCGCGGTCTTATTTTCGAAGTAaatcaaagagagagagagagagagagagagagagagagagagagagagagagcgatgAGGAGAAGAAGCATATGGGCATGGGTAGTTGCCATCGTCTGCTTCGTAGTCCTAATGATCGTCACTCCTGCCATACCTCAGTCTCAAGAATACCATGATTTTGCCGATCAACGCCGATTCTTTG GAGTTCCAAATGCACTTAATGTGATTTCAAATTTCCCGTTCCTTGTTATTGGTCTCATCGGGCTGGTGCTTTGCTATTACCGGAATTATTTTAAGCTTAG CTTGGAAGGCGAGCTTTTGGGCTGGACATTTTTTTATGTTGGTGTTGCTGCTGTTGCTTTTGGATCTTCATACTACCATCTAGAACCGAATGATGCTCGTCTTGTGTGGGATCGCCTGCCG ATGACTGTCGCGTTCACTTCGATCATATCAATCTTTATCATTGAAAGGATTGATGAGCGAAAAGGAACAGTATCCATCATACCGCTACTTTTGGCTGGTCTATTTAGTATATTGTACTGGAG GTTTTTTGATGACCTTCGACCGTATGCTCTAGTCCAGTTTGTTCCTTGTATTGCCATTCCTTTGATGGCTATTTTGTTGCCACCAATGTACACACACTCAACGTACTGGCTTTGGGCAGCAG GATTTTATCTTTTGGCAAAGGTGGAAGAAGCTTGTGATAAGGTCATTTATGATTGGACATATCACATTGTTAGTGGGCATACACTTAAGCATTTATGTGCTGCGATGGTTCCTGTTTTCCTGACACTCATGCTTGCAAAGAGGACTATTGAAACAGACAG GAAAAGCTTGCTGAAGACATGGAAGGTTTCTTGGACGAAAGTTAAAGTCAATGGGAACGATCAAGAGGTATCTTACAGTGCTGTATCAGTTGTGGAATCACCTGCATAG